The proteins below are encoded in one region of Apium graveolens cultivar Ventura chromosome 4, ASM990537v1, whole genome shotgun sequence:
- the LOC141717158 gene encoding protein ULTRAPETALA 1-like, producing the protein MEKSAIEIGSDGASMFSEEDTREINGLRVCGDHVEVTCGCTSRNFGDAGGTLRVFRNGDLQIKCECTPGCDEDKLTPAAFEKHSGRETAGKWKNNIWVISNCAKVPLAKTVLLKYYNQTPKHGNGRSRGHRDEFVPCTECGKMRRFRLRNKEECRVYHDALVNANWKCSDTSNERVACGDEEERATRRVYRGCSRSQTCRGCTSCVCFGCETCRFSDCSCQTCNDFTKNAKIRGL; encoded by the exons ATGGAGAAAAGTGCTATCGAAATCGGGAGCGATGGCGCGTCGATGTTCAGCGAGGAGGATACGAGAGAAATAAACGGGTTAAGGGTTTGCGGAGATCATGTTGAGGTCACTTGCGGATGCACTAGTCGTAATTTCGGTGATGCTGGTGGGACTCTTAGGGTTTTTCGTAATGGCGATCTTCAAATTAAATGTGAATGCACTCCTGGCTGTGATGAAG ACAAATTAACCCCAGCTGCATTTGAAAAGCATTCTGGACGAGAAACTGCCGGAAAGTGGAAGAATAATATTTGGGTCATATCCAATTGTGCGAAGGTCCCGCTGGCAAAGACAGTGCTGCTGAAGTACTATAATCAAACGCCGAAACATGGAAATGGACGTTCCCGCGGCCATCGTGACGAGTTTGTTCCTTGTACCGAGTGTGGCAAGATGCGAAGGTTTCGGCTCCGCAACAAAGAAGAATGCCGAGTTTACCATGATGCTTTGGTGAATGCAAATTGGAAATGTTCTGATACATCAAATGAAAG GGTGGCATGTGGAGATGAAGAGGAACGAGCTACTCGAAGAGTTTATCGTGGATGTTCCCGTTCTCAAACATGCAGGGGATGTACATCCTGCGTATGTTTTGGATGTGAAACTTGTCGTTTTTCGGATTGTAGCTGCCAGACATGCAACGATTTCACTAAGAATGCCAAAATTCGAGGTCTCTAA